The Theileria orientalis strain Shintoku DNA, chromosome 3, complete genome genome window below encodes:
- a CDS encoding mRNA transport factor, whose amino-acid sequence MTNIEDPVKSIEGWVLLVTGIHEEAQEEDVRDLFENYGTVTSVHLNLDRRTGYVKGYALLEFKERNEAENAINNYHVHSKLENESLSHSSVSYDTPDPETEVYNQMNELNQSSTKFDSKKNDFDTLSHPTDHQPQQILDNSKESEASSVEDDEEDEEDEYDDILGTEIPDELKDFITDEVVEDFVEEATDVEYEPDKLDDEDLALIEENIGTRLDDDEEDEASFKRLRRLKKGTKKVKEPEPEIDHEDSWDEDDQMTRAAELSDAWGLVAECFGRVDIVIQILKNERMPLQNLLPNQPELDSDYDPKEDPDYDNDVGLIEHLEKTNLSRRESVEQDSNVEVTLEQYVDPDELAKEYLTKEDEEIRNVDEPERLYIRYKNRNRKLDEREIQNEAQWMARRLLNEFNIDLSKENVKKSYEQTFEGTYTNKHTSVSSDVAEKCEMLITWFLNEHWEVPFILYHKRHLVCPPLTDTIVWRVFQLDLEWSRLNTLSKQVQKTIEKIGHEFLPTDILYFSTNFDYIEHLNDVNIHLTYHYTSLHVEQTEPVKVKPLEDFEGILKVNEEELEHDPDDPFADFEIMDNPVHAATRPSSPEQLENVLEDEVENEIQLIDEDNDENTRTERSKIETDTLFEYEDADESGRVKEDDDRDVDMGSDEDGDDEEEEEGDEGEQEEQEEDELTYHDEGKELLEGMDSEYLLDSTPKVIEKPVTQTSPHARLVSKKNPALYLIEKFERIGMSRICSNYVPSANEFAKLLEKTIVSTGNSELKVDVSGHLNTRDLDLIQGNEEYQIDEFFGPYASGAYSSGKTVFNALVDYYAKKYSSHISVRRILREYYRNYCTLTCVTTPKGEERVEVSDSSWIVKRMCGMPLNRFLRNSQLYYEYPHNFSDRRDRFIYLNDRLRELKMVELYLLILKMEKEGQVVLTVHPLTKADEPYWKSDHYSRRFQQFYTVYKDLSNFLRQMEAEKNLIEKETLILNDLYSRDLTYLSNMQAELIKLFPKRKVSKNSIWKYFCTILLERMLNRELIPLFRKEVREMLYKLATNSVLYNCQQYLRHKLEVAPVRETVMCVLNDNDALNVYVAVVDDRSNALYMNVHKNPPNGAAQSGFINNLISGGQTGSSGWDAWSQQLYGLLSKFQVRTILIGLVDMSSLTLYYNIEEVLNKMNSRVKLRKVDTQLPRLVASKYLRAKSKESGTAANAPGSEEHNYHLIMAVAVCRFYLNTLLEMTNLWADSGENYLLMARLHALQDMVPRDRLEHALMQVMVTHVNAAGVDLEMLLNANQNKRNTSQVLNGLKAALGSTKESTEPLEHYLSMKSNVLNYVAFICGLGIRKAQLFLDKLRTFTPSSRSSLTQIFGPLVFMNMASFVKFGKNASTDSLDATRIHPTESGFIAEKLCNGSLDEKLSGEEAVHEIMSNPAKLDDLDLEAYSVLLNEKQDMPRMYPYLTFIKQELQYPYHGNCTSQKLLSKPDRRDRAQKKSDGELTNVEVFYSVLNLDKNTFKVGSNVMCKFEALHSRMAKVVLLPLSLRGYVTDFQQFRSEVQKLAKDNPKYNNLAGEIFEGRVTRIDYEPIVDGSSYNYKVEVSLTNYQKKHVLNTFLNELVNERLDEYTSPLLKYDINRSNLPVTAQKKKIQYRRNIRHPAYKMWPLQKVITYLRQPEVPVGECCICPMSEWDRLNLVIKTCSYPFNFASFVIYERNQRVPGELGKELLLQNEKYSNLDQIIAQFCETLKLNLEEFYTHPKFRHNCELAKVERDLIQESALKPDNINWAIIPPNPKRTQGVNHPLRFILVVIPPGFSVISQEAKSLQDPIYVTHKSFKLWTHEEKSLRDLISWWKEYGYWHRNMERTKYMQQKQSQSHPQPHGQFGQF is encoded by the exons atgacTAACATAGAAGATCCCGTTAAAT cCATTGAAGGATGGGTTTTATTAGTTACTGGAATACACGAAGAAGCTCAGGAAGAAGACGTGAGGGACTTATTTGAAAACTACGGGACTGTAACTAGTGTACATTTAAACCTAGATAGAAGAACTGGATACGTTAAAGGATATGCACTTCTGGAATTTAAAGAAAGAAATGAGGCTGAAAATGCTATTAACA ATTATCATGTCCATTCTAAACTAGAAAATGAAAGTCTATCTCACAGTTCTGTTTCTTATGATACACCTGATCCCGAAACTGAAGTTTACAATCAAATGAATGAACTTAATCAATCGTCAACAAAATTTGATTCTAAGAAAAACGATTTTGATACGTTATCTCATCCCACTGATCATCAACCTCAACAAATATTAGATAATTCGA AAGAATCTGAAGCTTCATCAGTTGAAGATgatgaggaagatgaagaggaCGAGTATGACGACATATTAGGAACTGAAATCCCAGACGAACTAAAAGATTTTATAACAGACGAAGTGGTTGAGGATTTTGTAGAAGAGGCAACAGATGTAGAATATGAACCAGATAAGCTTGACGATGAGGATTTGGCACTCATTGAAGAAAACATAGGAACTAGA ttgGACGACgatgaggaagatgaagcaTCATTTAAGAGACTGAGAAGACTTAAAAAGGGAACGAAGAAGGTTAAGGAGCCAGAGCCGGAAATAGACCATGAGGATTCATGGGATGAAGACGATCAAATGACAAGAGCGGCGGAACTGAGCGATGCTTGGGGTCTGGTAGCAGAGTGTTTCGGAAGAGTGGACATTgtgatacaaatattaaagaATGAAAGAATGCCACTACAGAACTTGTTACCTAATCAACCGGAGCTCGATTCAGATTACGACCCCAAGGAAGACCCAGACTATGACAACGATGTAGGATTGATAGAACACCTAGAAAAAACTAATTTGAGTAGAAGAGAATCAGTGGAGCAAGATAGTAACGTGGAAGTAACACTTGAACAG TATGTCGATCCCGACGAGTTGGCAAAGGAGTATTtgacgaaggaggacgaggagatAAGAAACGTGGATGAGCCTGAGAGGTTGTACATCagatataaaaatagaaatagaAAGTTGGATGAGAGAGAGATACAAAATGAAGCACAGTGGATGGCACGGAGATTGCTAAATGAGTTTAACATAGATTTATCAAAGGAAAACGTAAAGAAATCATACGAACAGACGTTTGAAGGAACTTACACGAATAAGCACACGTCAGTGTCAAGTGATGTGGCAGAAAAGTGTGAAATGCTTATAACATGGTTCCTTAATGAGCACTGGGAAGTGCCCTTCATACTGTACCACAAGAGGCACCTGGTATGTCCGCCACTGACAGACACGATAGTGTGGAGAGTGTTTCagctggacctggagtGGTCGAGACTTAACACACTGTCAAAGCAGGTTCAAAAGACAATAGAGAAGATCGGACACGAGTTTCTGCCGACAGATATACTGTACTTCTCAACCAACTTTGACTACATTGAGCACCTGAACGACGTAAACATACACCTGACGTATCACTACACATCGCTACACGTGGAGCAGACCGAACCAGTAAAAGTAAAGCCATTAGAAGATTTTGAAGGAATATTGAAAGtaaacgaagaagaactGGAACATGACCCAGATGATCCATTCGCAGACTTTGAGATAATGGACAACCCAGTTCACGCAGCAACAAGACCATCATCGCCAGAACAACTTGAAAATGTATTGGAAGACGAAgttgaaaatgaaatacaATTGATTGATGAAGATAACGATG AGAATACAAGAACTGAAAGGAGTAAAATTGAAACGGACACGCTATTTGAATATGAAGACGCTGATGAATCAGGGAGagtgaaggaggacgatGATAGAGACGTTGACATGGGTAGCGATGAGGACGGggatgatgaagaagaagaagagggaGACGAAGGTGAACAAGAAGAACAGGAAGAGGATGAATTGACTTATCACGATGAGGGAAAGGAGTTATTAGAAGGAATGGATAGCGAGTACTTATTGGACTCGACACCAAAGGTCATAGAAAAGCCAGTAACTCAGACTTCACCTCACGCAAGATTGGTATCGAAAAAGAACCCAGCTCTGTACCTGATAGAAAAGTTTGAAAGAATAGGAATGAGTAGAATATGCTCTAACTACGTGCCGAGCGCAAACGAGTTCGCAAAACTACTGGAAAAAACAATAGTCTCAACGGGTAACAGTGAGTTGAAAGTGGACGTGTCAGGGCACCTGAACACGA GGGACCTTGACCTGATTCAGGGCAACGAGGAGTATCAAATAGACGAGTTCTTCGGGCCGTACGCGTCAGGAGCATATTCCTCGGGAAAGACAGTGTTCAACGCACTGGTGGACTACTACGCGAAAAAGTACAGCTCGCACATATCAGTGAGAAGAATACTGAGAGAATACTACAGGAACTACTGCACACTGACGTGCGTGACGACGCCAAAGGGAGAGGAGAGAGTGGAGGTGTCAGACAGCAGCTGGATCGTTAAGAGGATGTGCGGAATGCCGCTTAACAGGTTCCTGAGAAACTCGCAGCTCTACTACGAGTACCCGCACAACTTCAGCGACAGAAGAGACAGGTTCATATACCTAAACGACAGGCTTAGGGAGTTGAAGATGGTGGagctgtacctgctgatcCTGAAGATGGAGAAGGAGGGGCAGGTAGTCCTGACGGTGCACCCGCTGACGAAGGCGGACGAGCCCTACTGGAAGAGCGACCACTACAGCAGGAGGTTCCAGCAGTTCTACACAGTCTACAAGGACCTGAGCAACTTC CTGAGGCAGATGGAGGCGGAGAAAAACCTGATCGAGAAGGAGACGCTGATACTGAATGACCTCTACAGCAGAGACCTGACGTACCTGAGTAACATGCAGGCTGAGCTGATAAAGCTTTTTCCGAAGAGGAAGGTCTCGAAGAACAGCATCTGGAAGTACTTCTGCACAATTCTGCTCGAGAGGATGCTGAACAGGGAGCTGATACCGCTCTTCAGAAAGGAGGTGCGAGAGATGCTCTACAAGCTCGCGACGAACAGCGTGCTCTACAACTGCCAGCAGTACCTGCGCCACAAGCTGGAAGTCGCACCCGTGAGAGAGACGGTGATGTGCGTGCTGAACGACAACGACGCGCTGAACGTGTACGTGGCGGTGGTGGACGACAGGTCGAACGCGCTTTACATGAACGTACACAAGAACCCGCCAAACGGGGCGGCGCAGTCGGGGTTCATAAACAATTTGATCAGCGGTGGGCAGACGGGAAGCAGCGGATGGGACGCCTGGTCGCAGCAGCTGTATGGTCTGCTTTCAAAGTTCCAAGTGAGGACGATCCTGATAGGACTGGTGGACATGAGCTCGCTGACGCTCTACTACAATATCGAGGAGGTCCTGAACAAGATGAACTCGAGAGTGAAGCTGCGCAAGGTGGACACGCAGCTGCCGCGCCTAGTGGCCTCTAAGTACCTGAGAGCAAAGTCGAAGGAGAGTGGCACGGCAGCGAACGCACCAGGCTCTGAGGAACACAACTATCACCTGATCATGGCAGTGGCAGTGTGCAGGTTCTACCTGAacacgctgctggagaTGACGAACCTGTGGGCGGACTCAGGCGAGAACTACCTGCTGATGGCAAGGCTGCACGCGTTGCAGGACATGGTGCCGAGAGACAGGCTGGAGCATGCGCTGATGCAAGTGATGGTGACGCACGTTAACGCAGCGGGAGTGGACCTGGAGATGCTGCTCAACGCGAATCAGAATAAGAGGAACACTTCGCAGGTGCTTAACGGGTTGAAGGCGGCACTGGGATCGACGAAGGAGAGCACGGAGCCACTGGAGCATTACCTGAGCATGAAGAGCAACGTGCTCAACTACGTCGCATTCATCTGCGGACTGGGAATAAGGAAGGCGCAGCTATTCCTGGACAAGCTGCGCACGTTCACCCCGAGCAGCAGAAGCAGCCTGACGCAGATATTCGGGCCCTTGGTCTTCATGAACATGGCATCCTTCGTAAAGTTCGGCAAAAACGCGTCGACAGACTCGCTGGACGCGACGAGAATACACCCAACGGAGAGCGGATTCATAGCGGAGAAGCTCTGCAACGGCTCGCTCGACGAAAAGCTGAGTGGAGAGGAGGCGGTACATGAAATCATGTCAAACCCGGCGAAGCTCGACgacctggacctggaggCGTACtcagtgctgctgaacgaGAAGCAGGACATGCCGCGAATGTACCCGTACCTCACCTTCATTAAGCAGGAGCTGCAGTACCCGTACCACGGCAACTGCACGTCgcagaagctgctgagTAAGCCGGATAGAAGAGACAGAGCGCAGAAGAAGTCGGACGGGGAGCTGACGAACGTAGAGGTCTTCTACAGCGTGCTGAACCTGGACAAGAACACGTTCAAGGTGGGCTCAAACGTGATGTGCAAGTTCGAGGCGCTGCACTCGCGCATGGCGAAGGTGGTGCTGCTACCGCTCTCACTCAGAGGCTACGTCACGGACTTCCAGCAGTTCAGGTCGGAGGTGCAGAAGCTGGCGAAGGATAACCCGAAGTACAACAACCTGGCGGGCGAGATCTTCGAGGGAAGAGTGACGAGAATCGACTACGAGCCGATCGTCGACGGCTCGAGCTACAACTACAAGGTCGAGGTGAGTCTGACGAACTACCAGAAGAAGCACGTGCTCAACACGTTCCTGAACGAGCTGGTGAACGAGAGGCTCGACGAGTACACGTCGCCGCTGCTCAAGTACGACATTAACCGCTCGAACCTGCCGGTGACGGcgcagaagaagaagatacagTACCGCAGGAACATACGCCACCCGGCGTACAAGATGTGGCCGCTCCAGAAGGTGATCACGTACCTGAGGCAGCCGGAAGTCCCGGTCGGCGAGTGCTGCATATGCCCGATGAGCGAGTGGGACCGGCTCAACTTGGTGATCAAGACGTGCAGCTACCCCTTCAACTTCGCCTCCTTCGTGATCTACGAGCGGAACCAGAGGGTCCCGGGCGAGCTCGgcaaggagctgctgctgcagaaCGAGAAGTACAGCAACCTCGACCAGATCATCGCGCAGTTCTGCGAgacgctgaagctgaaccTGGAGGAGTTCTACACGCACCCCAAGTTCCGCCACAACTGCGAGCTCGCGAAGGTGGAGCGCGACCTCATCCAGGAGAGCGCGCTGAAGCCCGACAACATCAACTGGGCGATCATTCCGCCGAACCCGAAGCGCACGCAGGGCGTGAACCACCCGCTCCGCTTCATCCTCGTCGTGATCCCGCCCGGCTTCTCGGTGATATCGCAGGAGGCGAAGAGTCTGCAGGACCCGATCTACGTGACGCACAAGAGCTTCAAGCTCTGGACGCACGAGGAGAAGTCGCTGCGCGACCTGATCTCGTGGTGGAAGGAGTACGGCTACTGGCACCGGAACATGGAGCGCACGAAGTATATGCAGCAGAAGCAGAGCCAGAGTCATCCGCAGCCTCACGGGCAGTTCGGCCAGTTCTaa
- a CDS encoding centrin: protein MVFTRRDYLADGNEYNGLTDDEVYEIQEAFNLFDTDGTGTVDPKEIKCAMQSLGIDKKNPLVYQIINEMDKMGSTAVNFHDFLDSITMKLGSRDSKEGIRRIFNLFDDDNTGSISFKNLKKVANELGENLTDEELRDMINRADSNGDGQLSFDDFYSIMAKRTYV, encoded by the exons atgGTGTTCACACGTAGAGATTACTTAGCTGATGGAAATGAGTACAATGGCCTTACTGATGACGAAGTGTACGAAATCCAAGAAGCATTTAATCTATTTGACACAGATGGAACAG GAACAGTTGATCCTAAAGAGATAAAATGTGCTATGCAGAGCCTTGGAATCGATAAGAAAAATCCCCTAGTATACCAGATAATCAACGAAATGGACAAAATGGGATCAACTGCAGTTAACTTTCACGACTTTCTAGATTCAATAACAATGAAATTG GGTAGCAGAGATAGTAAGGAAGGCATTAGAAGGATATTCAATTTGTTCGACGATGATAATACTGGGTCAATTTCTTTCAAAAACCTTAAAAAGGTTGCAAACGAACTTGGAGAGAACTTAACAGACGAGGAACTAAGAGACATGATAAACAGAGCAGACTCTAATGGAGATGGCCAGCTATCATTTGATGACTTTTACTCAATAATGGCTAAGAGAACctatgtttaa